The Gemmatimonadaceae bacterium genome window below encodes:
- a CDS encoding nitronate monooxygenase: protein MGVAVSNWKLARAVSQAGHLGVVSGTALDVVLVRRLQDGDPGGHVRRAMQSFPMPDVVAYVMKRFFEPEGRSADQPYRLLPMYKQTVTALRDQITMLGSYVEVTLAKEGHDGLVGINLLTKIQMPTLPALYGAMMAGVHVVLMGAGIPREIPGALDAMANHETASIKLDVVGQLSGETSFLTFDPRTRFPDATASLVRPRFFPIVSAATLALTLARKSNGRVDGFIVEGPTAGGHNAPPRGPMKLNDNGEPIYGERDIVDLSAMREIGLPFYLAGGGGSPEALEHALSEGAAGVQVGTLFAYTDESGFTADIKRRVIAGALNHSLHIRTDARASPTGYPFKIVIVDEKAPIFQPRERCCDLGYLRETYRRADGRLDYRCSSEPVDTYIKKGGTSEDAVDRQCLCNALVAGIGMPQARENGWQEPSIITSGDDVVNLARFLEGRTHYGAADVLAYLTREVAVSV from the coding sequence ATGGGCGTCGCCGTCTCCAACTGGAAACTGGCGCGCGCCGTCTCGCAGGCAGGGCATCTGGGCGTCGTCTCAGGCACGGCCCTCGATGTGGTCCTCGTACGTCGATTGCAGGACGGCGATCCCGGCGGTCATGTGCGGCGCGCGATGCAGAGCTTCCCGATGCCTGACGTCGTGGCCTATGTGATGAAGCGCTTTTTCGAACCTGAAGGGCGCTCAGCGGATCAGCCGTATCGCCTGCTGCCCATGTATAAGCAGACCGTCACGGCACTGCGTGATCAGATCACGATGCTGGGTTCTTATGTCGAAGTGACGCTGGCCAAGGAAGGACACGACGGTCTGGTGGGCATCAACCTGCTCACCAAGATCCAGATGCCCACGTTGCCGGCGCTGTACGGCGCGATGATGGCTGGCGTGCATGTGGTACTGATGGGTGCCGGCATTCCCCGCGAAATCCCCGGGGCGCTGGATGCGATGGCCAACCACGAGACCGCGTCAATCAAGCTGGATGTGGTCGGTCAGCTGTCCGGCGAAACGTCGTTCCTGACGTTTGATCCGCGCACGCGGTTCCCCGACGCCACCGCATCGCTCGTCCGCCCCCGTTTCTTCCCGATCGTTTCCGCCGCAACCCTGGCCCTGACGCTGGCGCGGAAGTCCAACGGCCGCGTGGATGGATTCATCGTGGAAGGTCCAACGGCCGGCGGGCACAATGCGCCGCCGCGCGGTCCGATGAAGCTCAATGACAATGGCGAGCCGATTTATGGTGAGCGCGACATTGTCGATCTCTCCGCGATGCGTGAGATCGGTCTGCCGTTCTATCTCGCGGGTGGTGGTGGGTCACCCGAAGCGCTAGAGCATGCGTTGTCGGAAGGTGCCGCCGGCGTGCAGGTGGGCACGCTCTTCGCCTACACCGACGAATCGGGGTTCACCGCCGACATCAAGCGTCGCGTGATTGCGGGCGCGTTGAACCACTCCCTGCACATTCGAACAGACGCGCGCGCCTCGCCGACCGGCTATCCGTTCAAGATCGTGATTGTCGATGAGAAGGCACCGATCTTTCAGCCGCGCGAGCGGTGCTGCGATCTGGGGTATCTGCGCGAGACGTATCGGCGTGCTGACGGGCGGCTGGACTATCGGTGTTCATCCGAACCTGTCGACACGTATATCAAGAAGGGCGGTACGTCTGAAGATGCGGTCGATCGGCAGTGCCTCTGCAACGCCCTGGTGGCCGGTATCGGCATGCCGCAGGCGCGCGAAAACGGATGGCAGGAACCCTCCATTATCACCAGCGGTGACGATGTGGTGAATCTGGCGCGGTTTCTGGAAGGCCGGACGCACTACGGCGCGGCCGACGTACTGGCGTACCTGACCCGCGAGGTCGCCGTCTCGGTCTGA
- a CDS encoding methyltransferase domain-containing protein — protein MSTPNPDQVPENWGAIAADYEQSFEALSTQFAAHALELLRLSRGDRVIDVAAGTGAFSLLAARAGADVLATDFAPGMVTRLRARIAERRLSNITAEVMNGEALGVPDASFDASVSVLGLIFFPDIAKGLDELRRVLRPGGRAAVVCWSDPAKLELMTGVMRAIRTVAPGFEPPPTAPVWARLAGAPALREQMQRAGFHRVEITESTRTLRVESPETFWTNFTRSAPPLAYLFAQLGPEQTAAAGRAYLDALRAQTSDGVPAVRVEACIGIGHV, from the coding sequence ATGAGCACACCGAATCCTGATCAGGTTCCTGAAAACTGGGGCGCCATCGCGGCCGACTATGAACAGTCGTTCGAGGCGCTGAGCACGCAGTTCGCCGCGCACGCGCTGGAACTGCTGCGGCTTTCGCGCGGTGATCGCGTAATAGATGTGGCGGCGGGCACGGGCGCGTTCAGTTTGCTGGCGGCCCGCGCCGGTGCGGACGTGCTGGCCACCGATTTTGCCCCCGGCATGGTGACGCGCCTGCGCGCACGCATCGCGGAACGACGACTGTCGAATATCACCGCCGAAGTCATGAACGGCGAAGCGTTGGGCGTCCCTGATGCCTCGTTCGATGCCAGCGTCTCGGTGCTCGGACTGATCTTCTTTCCGGATATCGCCAAGGGGTTGGACGAGTTGCGGCGCGTGCTCCGTCCTGGTGGTCGCGCCGCGGTGGTCTGTTGGAGCGATCCGGCCAAGCTGGAACTGATGACGGGCGTCATGCGCGCCATACGGACCGTAGCCCCGGGATTCGAACCGCCGCCAACGGCGCCGGTCTGGGCACGCCTGGCCGGGGCCCCCGCGCTGCGCGAACAGATGCAGCGGGCGGGATTCCATCGCGTGGAGATCACGGAATCCACCCGTACGCTGCGGGTGGAGTCGCCCGAGACGTTCTGGACGAATTTCACCAGGTCGGCGCCGCCATTGGCGTATCTGTTCGCGCAGTTGGGTCCCGAGCAGACGGCGGCAGCAGGACGCGCCTATCTGGACGCGCTTCGGGCGCAGACCAGCGACGGGGTGCCGGCCGTGCGGGTCGAGGCGTGCATCGGAATCGGCCACGTATAG
- a CDS encoding nuclear transport factor 2 family protein: MSQPLVPPFTLETATAKVQAAQDAWNSRDPQRVSMAYTEDSEWRNRSEFLRGREQIRAFLTRKWERELDYRLKKDLWAFTDNRLAVRFEYEWHDANGQWWRSYGNENWEFTPEGLMARRFASINDLAIHEHERRIHEPLRR, from the coding sequence ATGAGCCAGCCGCTTGTTCCCCCGTTCACGCTGGAAACGGCCACCGCCAAAGTGCAGGCGGCGCAAGACGCCTGGAATAGCCGCGATCCGCAGCGCGTGTCCATGGCCTACACCGAAGACTCGGAATGGCGCAACCGCTCGGAATTCCTGCGTGGACGTGAGCAGATTCGCGCCTTCCTGACGCGTAAGTGGGAGCGAGAACTGGACTATCGACTCAAGAAGGACCTGTGGGCCTTCACGGACAACCGGTTGGCCGTGCGCTTCGAATACGAATGGCATGACGCGAACGGTCAGTGGTGGCGCTCGTATGGCAACGAGAATTGGGAGTTCACGCCGGAGGGTCTCATGGCGCGTCGCTTTGCCAGTATCAACGACCTTGCCATACACGAACACGAGCGCCGCATTCACGAACCGCTGCGACGCTGA
- a CDS encoding nuclear transport factor 2 family protein, whose amino-acid sequence MSIETVSAWHHLVASRDPAALERLLADDVVFHSPIVHTPQVGKVVATRYLTAAFHVFFNETFRYVRELVGTRDAVLEFQVDIDGITVNGVDMIRWNEDGRIVDFKVMVRPLKAITLIHERMAALLQRPR is encoded by the coding sequence ATGAGTATCGAAACCGTCAGCGCGTGGCATCACCTGGTGGCGTCACGGGATCCGGCCGCACTGGAGAGGCTGCTGGCCGACGACGTCGTGTTTCACTCGCCCATCGTGCATACGCCGCAAGTGGGCAAGGTTGTCGCCACGCGCTACCTGACCGCCGCCTTCCACGTGTTCTTCAACGAGACATTCCGCTACGTGCGCGAACTCGTTGGCACGCGTGATGCCGTGCTGGAATTCCAGGTCGACATCGACGGCATCACCGTCAACGGCGTGGACATGATTCGCTGGAACGAGGACGGCCGCATCGTGGATTTCAAGGTGATGGTGCGACCCCTCAAAGCCATCACCTTGATCCACGAGCGAATGGCGGCGCTGCTGCAGCGGCCGCGGTAA
- a CDS encoding fasciclin domain-containing protein, producing MIPTRWLAYSALIAIVVACAPKGGDTPAAAASSDATPAVGGQASVQDNESMPDVVKVAVGSKDHTTLVAALQAANLVNALANAGPFTVFAPTNGAFDKLPKGTVETLVKPENKATLVNILYHHVITSALAVEDLPAGDLMMVDGTTAAITKQGADTYFGGAKIVASVRASNGWVHVIDGVIVPTAKK from the coding sequence ATGATTCCGACCCGATGGCTCGCGTACTCCGCGCTGATCGCAATCGTTGTCGCGTGCGCTCCCAAGGGCGGTGATACGCCAGCCGCTGCGGCGTCCAGTGACGCGACACCGGCAGTGGGTGGACAGGCGTCCGTGCAGGACAACGAATCCATGCCCGACGTCGTCAAGGTGGCGGTCGGGTCGAAAGACCACACGACACTGGTGGCGGCGTTGCAGGCGGCGAACCTTGTGAACGCCCTCGCCAACGCCGGTCCGTTCACCGTGTTCGCGCCCACCAACGGCGCGTTCGACAAGTTGCCCAAGGGCACGGTCGAGACGCTCGTGAAACCCGAAAACAAGGCGACGCTGGTCAACATTCTCTATCATCACGTGATCACGTCGGCGCTCGCCGTGGAAGACCTGCCGGCGGGCGACCTGATGATGGTCGATGGCACCACGGCCGCGATCACGAAGCAGGGGGCGGATACCTACTTCGGCGGCGCCAAGATTGTGGCTTCGGTGCGCGCGTCCAACGGGTGGGTGCATGTGATCGACGGGGTCATCGTGCCGACCGCCAAGAAATAG
- a CDS encoding helix-turn-helix transcriptional regulator: protein MPKATIRNDIRRLRFAHDEMTQQALADRVGCTRQTIMMLEQGRYVPSLLLALQIAKVFGTTVEAIFTLDDARDDQMPGVQRNA from the coding sequence ATGCCCAAAGCCACGATACGCAACGACATTCGACGACTGCGCTTCGCGCACGACGAGATGACGCAGCAGGCGCTGGCCGATCGCGTCGGATGCACACGACAGACCATCATGATGCTCGAACAGGGCCGCTATGTGCCGTCGCTGCTGCTGGCCCTTCAGATCGCCAAGGTGTTCGGCACGACCGTGGAGGCGATCTTCACGCTGGACGATGCCCGCGACGATCAGATGCCTGGCGTACAGAGAAACGCCTGA
- a CDS encoding DUF3303 family protein, with the protein MRFLIVEHFREGNPRPVYQRFAERGRLAPVGLGYVASWVTTDLTRCYQVMECDDSALLEEWMSQWRDLVEFEVFPVLTSPEAADAVAALDAA; encoded by the coding sequence ATGCGTTTCCTGATAGTCGAGCATTTTCGCGAGGGGAATCCACGCCCGGTGTACCAGCGGTTCGCTGAGCGAGGGCGCCTGGCGCCGGTCGGGCTCGGGTACGTGGCGAGTTGGGTGACCACCGATCTCACGCGGTGCTATCAGGTCATGGAGTGCGACGACTCGGCGTTGTTGGAGGAGTGGATGTCGCAGTGGCGGGACCTGGTGGAGTTCGAGGTGTTTCCGGTGCTCACGTCACCGGAGGCGGCCGACGCCGTCGCCGCACTGGATGCGGCGTAG
- a CDS encoding amidohydrolase family protein → MRIRTVAIRAMVVACLPLAHISGQRPAVDLLITNARVIDVETGAITAGRTIAIRGDTIVAVGDVRGAAGYRAKQTINARGRYVIPGLWDMHMHFGGGPALIAENRALMPLFIAHGIVAVRDAAGDLSESVLAWRDSVAHGTITGPTIFTSGPKIEGINSIWPGDQEVDTKAGVDSALDKLQAMRVDFVKLTDNTLKPDLFRYALGEIRQRGLKSSAHIPVAVPVREAVELGLSSIEHLSYAVRAGSERPGQPPARDMIAAFDSATAMATYRLMAQQGTAITPTLNISRTLAWLDTDTHANDEYLKYIGPGLRATYQGRVDRAATADAAAIARRHQMFDFTSARLPMLAQAGVMILAGTDAGFLNSFDYPGVGLHDELQLLVESGLTPLQALQGATINGARFLNRTARHGTIARGHAADLVLLDRNPLRDIRATRAISGVVLRGEYHSRAALDAMLRATAEQVARMLTPVP, encoded by the coding sequence ATGCGAATCCGCACCGTTGCGATCCGGGCCATGGTGGTGGCGTGTCTGCCATTGGCTCACATATCAGGGCAGCGACCAGCGGTCGATCTGCTCATCACCAATGCCCGTGTGATCGACGTCGAGACCGGAGCCATCACGGCCGGCCGCACGATCGCCATTCGTGGAGACACCATCGTTGCTGTCGGAGATGTACGCGGCGCGGCGGGCTACCGCGCGAAACAGACCATAAACGCGCGCGGGCGATACGTGATCCCCGGTTTGTGGGACATGCACATGCACTTCGGTGGTGGCCCGGCGCTGATTGCCGAGAATCGCGCGCTGATGCCGCTGTTCATCGCGCATGGCATCGTCGCGGTGCGCGACGCGGCGGGCGACCTGTCGGAGAGCGTGCTGGCGTGGCGCGACTCGGTCGCGCACGGCACGATCACTGGCCCGACCATCTTCACGTCGGGTCCGAAAATCGAAGGGATCAACTCTATTTGGCCGGGCGACCAGGAAGTGGACACCAAGGCCGGCGTAGACAGCGCGCTCGACAAACTGCAGGCCATGCGCGTGGACTTCGTGAAGCTCACGGACAATACGCTCAAGCCCGATCTGTTCCGCTATGCGCTGGGCGAGATTCGCCAGCGTGGACTCAAGAGTTCGGCGCACATCCCTGTTGCCGTGCCGGTGCGCGAGGCCGTGGAATTGGGATTGAGTTCCATCGAACATCTGTCGTACGCAGTGCGTGCGGGCAGTGAGCGGCCCGGCCAACCACCGGCGCGTGACATGATTGCCGCGTTCGATTCGGCGACCGCCATGGCCACGTACCGACTGATGGCGCAACAGGGCACCGCCATCACGCCCACCCTGAATATCAGCCGCACGTTGGCCTGGCTGGATACCGACACGCATGCCAACGATGAGTACCTCAAGTACATCGGTCCGGGTTTGCGTGCCACCTATCAAGGTCGCGTTGATCGGGCCGCCACCGCCGATGCGGCCGCGATCGCACGTCGTCACCAGATGTTCGATTTCACCAGCGCGCGCCTGCCCATGCTGGCGCAGGCCGGCGTGATGATCCTGGCCGGCACCGACGCCGGGTTTCTCAACTCGTTCGACTACCCCGGCGTTGGGCTGCATGACGAATTGCAGTTGCTGGTCGAGTCGGGATTGACGCCGCTGCAGGCGCTGCAGGGCGCAACTATCAATGGCGCGCGATTTCTCAACCGCACCGCTCGGCACGGGACCATTGCCCGCGGCCACGCGGCCGATCTGGTGCTCCTCGACCGCAATCCGTTGCGGGACATCAGGGCCACGCGGGCGATCTCCGGCGTGGTGTTGCGGGGGGAGTATCACAGTCGGGCGGCACTCGATGCCATGCTCCGCGCCACCGCCGAGCAGGTGGCGCGGATGCTGACTCCGGTGCCCTAG
- a CDS encoding nitroreductase family protein produces the protein MPEHPFVPLEFERVSLDESQSRAHAFYERMKLRRTTRHFSSEPVPRQLIEYAIRTAGTAPSGAHQQPWTFVAVSDPALKAEIRRAAEEEEREFYSGRAPAEWLEALAPLGTDQHKPHLVDASWLVVLFRQSYGMQPDGSKRTYYYTQESCGIAAGLFIAAVHKMGLVTLTHTPNPMAFLSELLGRPANEKAMLVMPVGYPATDAKVPDIVRKPLDEICVWK, from the coding sequence ATGCCTGAGCATCCGTTCGTTCCGCTGGAGTTCGAGCGCGTCTCGCTCGACGAGTCACAGTCGCGCGCCCACGCGTTTTACGAGCGCATGAAGCTCCGTCGCACTACTCGCCATTTCTCCAGCGAGCCCGTGCCGCGGCAGCTCATCGAGTACGCGATTCGCACCGCCGGCACGGCGCCCAGCGGGGCGCACCAGCAGCCGTGGACCTTCGTGGCCGTGTCCGATCCGGCGCTCAAGGCGGAGATTCGTCGCGCGGCGGAGGAGGAAGAGCGCGAGTTCTACAGTGGCCGCGCGCCGGCGGAATGGCTGGAAGCGTTGGCGCCGCTGGGCACCGATCAGCACAAGCCGCATCTCGTTGACGCGTCGTGGCTGGTGGTGCTGTTTCGTCAATCGTATGGGATGCAGCCGGATGGCAGCAAGCGTACCTACTACTACACGCAGGAGTCGTGCGGTATCGCGGCCGGGTTGTTCATCGCGGCCGTGCACAAGATGGGACTGGTGACGCTCACGCACACGCCCAACCCGATGGCGTTTCTGTCCGAATTGCTGGGTCGGCCCGCGAACGAGAAGGCCATGCTGGTGATGCCGGTGGGGTATCCCGCAACAGATGCGAAAGTGCCGGATATCGTTCGGAAGCCGCTCGACGAAATCTGCGTGTGGAAGTAG
- a CDS encoding ABC transporter permease encodes MFSRMVERALSPRWRKVLRDLQLHPSRTALVVLAMVVGLAGAGSVLDTWSLMRQVTREEYRASRPASATLRVDSVSAAIVAQVRAMTGIAAVQARRTVNGGVRVAGAASPRSLVVFALDDFESSAIGKVLSEAGQWPPRDGELVIERSSVDYAGASIGDSLLVQVGDNAPITMAITGIARDVGLAPGWMEHVVYTFASPSSLRSLGLSATFNELQFVVRDSTLDRDGIRRVAQQVQQLLQRNGRTVTAVDVPVPGRHIHAAQIDSLLFTQGAFGAIALLLSGILVVNLIGAMLTGQVREIGVMKAIGATPRQIAQMYLLLAFLLGLVACAIAIPLAAFVGRWYADFTADLLNFSTKGFAIPSSAFLVQLAVGLIFPVAAAAIPVSRGCRISVGEALRDVGITATGSRAALGDFGKRLDAMGGMARPLLLSLRNAFRKRLRMSLTLLTLAMGGAVYIGALNLRTSVRGAVGLLFDTQRYDMALRTANAWPADSLEAVVRAIGGVGDAEAWSAARATLDRGDGLPGNAFPVSAPTPGTAMLKHDITAGRWLNDSDERAIVVNRRLSGDEPSMRVGATVNLVIAGRTQPWHVVGIVESGPSPASYAPRATIAAITAGGRVDRMVVASSLRGPASQLDLMQRLRAALAQSGYPVQTGQMMVESRKVTEDHLLMVAGFLGIMGQLMIVVGGLALASTMGMAVLERTREIGVLRAIGARHGAIMTMVQIEGLVIALLGWALAIPLSLPMSVVLGRAFGRIMLPLAVTWMPDVAGVVQWLGVVLVVSVVACAWPAWRATRITTRAALAYE; translated from the coding sequence ATGTTTAGTCGAATGGTTGAGCGGGCATTGAGTCCGCGGTGGCGAAAGGTGCTGCGCGACCTGCAACTGCATCCATCGCGTACGGCACTGGTGGTGCTGGCCATGGTGGTTGGGTTGGCTGGCGCGGGTTCCGTGCTGGACACCTGGTCGCTTATGCGTCAGGTCACGCGAGAGGAGTATCGTGCCAGTCGGCCGGCGTCAGCGACGCTGCGTGTCGACTCGGTCAGCGCGGCGATCGTGGCACAAGTACGGGCCATGACGGGCATTGCCGCAGTCCAGGCGCGCCGCACCGTGAATGGTGGCGTGCGGGTGGCCGGTGCGGCGTCTCCGCGATCATTGGTGGTGTTCGCGCTCGACGACTTTGAGAGCAGCGCGATTGGCAAGGTGCTGAGCGAAGCGGGCCAGTGGCCTCCGCGCGACGGCGAACTCGTGATCGAACGTTCGTCGGTGGATTATGCGGGCGCCTCCATTGGTGACTCACTGCTGGTTCAGGTGGGCGACAACGCGCCGATCACGATGGCCATCACTGGCATCGCGCGGGATGTCGGTCTCGCGCCGGGCTGGATGGAGCACGTGGTGTACACCTTCGCGTCGCCGTCGTCGCTGCGCTCCCTCGGCCTATCCGCGACGTTCAACGAACTGCAGTTCGTGGTGCGTGACAGCACGCTCGATCGCGACGGCATTCGTCGCGTGGCACAGCAGGTGCAGCAACTGCTTCAGCGCAATGGACGCACCGTAACCGCGGTGGACGTTCCGGTGCCCGGACGACACATCCACGCCGCGCAAATCGACTCGCTGTTGTTCACGCAAGGCGCGTTCGGCGCGATCGCGCTGCTGCTCAGTGGCATTCTGGTGGTCAATCTCATTGGCGCCATGCTCACCGGACAGGTGCGCGAAATTGGCGTGATGAAAGCGATTGGTGCGACACCTCGACAGATCGCACAGATGTATCTGCTGCTGGCGTTTCTCCTTGGACTCGTAGCCTGCGCCATTGCCATTCCGCTGGCGGCATTTGTCGGACGCTGGTATGCCGACTTCACCGCCGACCTGCTGAATTTCAGCACGAAGGGGTTCGCGATTCCGTCCTCGGCGTTTCTCGTTCAGCTGGCAGTCGGGTTGATCTTCCCCGTGGCCGCGGCGGCAATTCCGGTTTCACGCGGTTGTCGAATTTCGGTGGGAGAAGCGCTTCGGGACGTTGGCATCACGGCCACGGGCTCGCGCGCCGCATTGGGCGACTTCGGCAAGCGCCTCGATGCAATGGGTGGCATGGCGCGACCGCTGCTGCTCTCGTTACGCAACGCGTTTCGCAAGCGACTGCGCATGTCATTGACGCTGCTGACGCTGGCGATGGGCGGCGCGGTGTACATTGGCGCGCTCAACCTGCGCACCTCGGTGCGCGGCGCGGTGGGGCTGCTGTTTGACACGCAACGGTACGACATGGCGTTACGCACGGCCAACGCCTGGCCGGCCGACTCGCTCGAAGCGGTTGTGCGTGCCATCGGCGGCGTGGGTGACGCAGAAGCGTGGAGTGCAGCGCGCGCGACACTGGACCGCGGCGACGGCCTGCCGGGCAATGCGTTTCCCGTCAGCGCGCCGACGCCTGGCACCGCCATGCTCAAGCACGATATCACAGCGGGACGATGGCTCAACGACAGCGACGAACGCGCGATCGTGGTGAATCGTCGCCTGTCGGGCGATGAGCCGTCCATGCGCGTTGGCGCGACGGTGAATCTCGTGATTGCCGGTCGAACGCAGCCGTGGCACGTGGTCGGTATCGTGGAATCCGGCCCGTCGCCCGCGTCCTATGCGCCGCGGGCGACCATCGCGGCAATCACCGCCGGCGGTCGGGTCGATCGCATGGTCGTGGCGTCGTCGTTGCGCGGCCCGGCATCACAACTGGACCTCATGCAACGGCTCCGTGCCGCGCTCGCGCAGAGCGGCTACCCGGTACAAACCGGCCAGATGATGGTCGAGTCGCGCAAGGTCACTGAAGATCACCTGTTGATGGTGGCCGGGTTTCTGGGCATCATGGGTCAACTGATGATCGTCGTGGGCGGACTCGCGCTCGCGTCCACTATGGGCATGGCCGTTCTGGAACGTACGCGAGAGATCGGTGTGTTGCGCGCCATTGGCGCGCGCCATGGCGCAATTATGACCATGGTGCAAATCGAAGGACTGGTAATTGCGCTGCTCGGTTGGGCGTTGGCCATCCCGCTGTCGCTGCCCATGAGCGTGGTACTGGGCCGAGCGTTTGGGCGCATCATGCTGCCGCTGGCGGTGACCTGGATGCCTGATGTGGCCGGCGTGGTGCAGTGGCTGGGCGTGGTGTTGGTCGTGTCGGTTGTTGCCTGCGCGTGGCCGGCGTGGCGGGCAACGCGGATTACGACGCGCGCGGCTCTCGCCTACGAGTAG
- a CDS encoding ABC transporter ATP-binding protein, producing the protein MTNTTATHTDSPLLSLRGVSRQYDTPAGPFTALDDVSLSIKAGEFVAVVGESGSGKSTLLSLLAGIDRPTHGEVIIDGTPVHALAEHELSPWRGRAVGIVFQFFQLLPTLTAAENVMLPMDFCGTFAPRARRARAESLLDRLGVADQCDKLPSTLSGGQQQRVAVARALANAPALLLADEPTGNLDSRTSDAMLAILAQLARDGQTIVMVTHEHRAIQHATRVLTLADGRLLAEHV; encoded by the coding sequence ATGACTAACACCACCGCCACCCACACCGACTCGCCGCTGCTCTCACTGCGTGGCGTCTCCCGACAATACGACACCCCCGCCGGTCCCTTCACCGCGCTCGACGACGTCTCGCTGTCCATCAAGGCCGGCGAGTTCGTGGCCGTCGTTGGCGAGTCTGGCAGTGGCAAGTCTACCCTGCTTTCGCTCCTCGCCGGGATCGACCGGCCGACACACGGCGAAGTCATCATCGACGGCACGCCGGTGCATGCGCTGGCCGAACACGAACTGTCACCATGGCGCGGACGCGCCGTCGGCATCGTGTTCCAGTTCTTTCAATTGCTGCCCACGCTGACGGCCGCCGAGAACGTGATGCTGCCCATGGACTTCTGCGGTACATTTGCGCCGAGAGCACGACGGGCTCGCGCCGAGTCACTGCTCGATCGGTTGGGCGTGGCCGATCAGTGCGACAAGCTGCCGTCCACGCTGTCTGGTGGTCAGCAACAGCGCGTGGCGGTGGCGCGGGCGTTGGCCAACGCACCAGCGCTGTTGCTGGCCGACGAGCCCACGGGCAATCTCGACTCGCGGACCTCTGACGCCATGTTGGCGATCCTCGCGCAGCTCGCGCGCGATGGGCAGACGATTGTCATGGTCACCCACGAGCACCGAGCCATTCAGCATGCCACCCGCGTGCTGACACTGGCCGATGGTCGATTGCTGGCTGAGCATGTTTAG
- a CDS encoding histidine kinase has translation MPKIWVWLQLVIGWLPVWALYSTLIVTAHPGTTVHSAVFAGMRAVACAAVLGLGVNRLTQRFPWPVPMHPRFIALHVAAAPLYAIAWMVLAALLESTLLTVHSGGLQLAMRAPLVPFLVMGVWFYVMVAGVTYASQAAQRAAIAEALAVTSRMATLRSQLNPHFLFNALHTVVQLIPLEPHRATQATEQLAGLLRTSLEEDRDLIRLDDEWAFVERYLALERLRFGDRLQVTMDMADDARDALIPSFALQTLVENAVRHGAAPQVEATSLHIQARVDGTTLTVVVHDTGVGADSTALANGGTGLARLRDRLRVLFADRGVLRVDTRSGHGFTATIAVPRNANAERDS, from the coding sequence ATGCCGAAGATCTGGGTCTGGCTGCAGCTGGTGATTGGATGGCTCCCAGTGTGGGCACTCTACTCCACGCTTATCGTCACCGCGCATCCCGGCACGACGGTGCATTCGGCCGTGTTCGCCGGGATGCGCGCCGTGGCCTGCGCGGCGGTCTTGGGACTCGGCGTGAACCGGCTCACGCAGCGCTTTCCGTGGCCGGTGCCCATGCACCCGCGTTTCATCGCGCTTCATGTGGCTGCCGCGCCACTCTATGCCATTGCCTGGATGGTACTGGCCGCACTGCTTGAATCGACCCTGCTGACGGTGCACTCGGGTGGTCTGCAACTGGCCATGCGGGCACCATTGGTGCCGTTCCTCGTCATGGGCGTGTGGTTCTACGTTATGGTGGCGGGTGTGACCTATGCGTCGCAAGCGGCGCAGCGTGCGGCAATTGCCGAAGCGCTGGCGGTGACGTCCCGAATGGCCACGCTACGGTCGCAACTCAATCCGCATTTCCTATTCAATGCACTCCATACAGTGGTGCAGCTCATTCCGCTTGAGCCACATCGCGCAACACAGGCAACGGAGCAGCTGGCGGGACTCCTACGCACCAGCCTGGAGGAAGACCGCGACCTCATTCGGCTTGACGACGAGTGGGCGTTTGTCGAGCGCTACCTCGCTTTGGAGCGTCTCCGATTTGGTGATCGGCTGCAGGTCACGATGGACATGGCTGACGATGCGCGTGACGCACTGATTCCATCATTTGCGCTTCAGACGCTGGTTGAGAATGCCGTACGCCATGGTGCGGCACCGCAGGTCGAGGCCACGTCGCTGCACATTCAAGCGCGCGTCGATGGCACCACACTTACCGTCGTCGTGCATGACACGGGGGTCGGTGCCGACTCGACAGCGCTCGCGAACGGCGGTACCGGGCTGGCGCGCTTGCGAGACCGATTGCGCGTGCTGTTCGCCGATCGCGGCGTCCTGCGTGTCGACACGCGGTCAGGGCACGGCTTCACAGCCACCATTGCGGTTCCGCGAAACGCCAACGCCGAGCGCGACTCGTGA